AAGGCATCCTGGCTGGCGATCTGCCGCTCGTGCAAGGCGAGGCTTTGTTGCTCGATGGCCGCCATCATCGTCTGCAGACGATCGACCAGGGCGGGCATGACCTCCGTCTGCCGCTGCAGGAGTTTGAAGCTTTCCTCGCGCTGATGCGTCTGCGAGTAGATGCGCAAGGTCGTCGCGATCTTCACGTCGAGCGCCTGCGCGGCATCGATCCGTTCGCGCCGGCACAACGCCGAAAGCAGTCCCAGCATCGCGGATGTGGCCACGCCCGCAATCGACGTGCCGAACGCGAAGCCCAGCCCCTTGACCGGCGCGCCGAGCGAATCGCGGATAGCCTGCAGGTCCGTCGCGCTTTCCAGCGCCATGCCGGTGCCTCGCAGGGTCGCCACCATGCCGAGGAGCGTGCCGAGCATGCCCAGCAACACGAGCAGGCCGACCAGATACGGCGTCAGCGCCGGGCCCGGTAACGCCGCGCGCTCACCCTCGACGCGCAGGCGCACCGCATGGCGCAGGGTGGGATGCAACGGGTCGAGCCAGGCGCCCAGGCTGGGCGGCGGCCCGGACAGGCCCGCGACCGCACGCGCCAGCGTGGACGTGGCCTGACTGTAGCGTCGCAGCTCGAGCGCGCCCGTCAGATAGCAAACGCCGATCAACAGCGTGACCGCCAATGCCAGCGCGTTGGAGCCGACGTAACCGGCACCGATCCAGCACACCGCGGCCAGACCTGCCAGAAAAACAACGAGATTGAGATATCTGGACATAGTGTCCCAGTTAGCAGGTGCGAAGGGCCGCGAGCAGCCCTTCGACCGGTTGTAAACGAACATCCAGTTCGGCGAGCAACACGCTTTGCATATCCTTGCGGAACGTGTCCAGCCATGCGCCGGGCGAGGTGGGTGAGGCGGTTGCGGCGTCCACCGAGGCTTCGGTTTCAGCCTCGGCCTGTGCCTGTTGCTCCGCCTGGCGCAACCGCTCGAAGTGCCCCGCGAGCAAGCCGGGCACGGCGGCCAGCAGACTCCGCTCACGCTCGCTGAGCGCTCGCTCCATCACGGCGTCCACCACCGCGAGCCGGGCCATGGCGGGCGCTCTGGCGGCCAGCGCGGCCCGCAGGCGAGCGCGCAGGTTGCCGATGCCCGTCTCCATCGACTGCTGCATGGAGAGGTAGCGTTGACGAAAAACCGCATAGTCGACCGGCGCGTTCATGGGGGCGCCTTGAGGGAGCGTCCGTGCCGTCGACCCGCGATGCCTCGCGACGGCAAGCACGCTATCCTCGACGATGGCGTCCGCCAACGACGTGCGCACGCGGGCGCACTCGCTCTCTTCAGCGTCGCTGAAGGCGCGTGCGCCGGCGGCGACGGCAGGCGGAGCGTTGCTCAGCGCCGAGGACAACGCGATCGCGTCGGTCCAGCCGAGCCATTGGCTTAGCCGGTCCGAAAGCGACAGGCTGGATTCGGGAACATCGACATCCGTCAGGCGAGCAAGTAAACGGATGAGCGCCGGGCCACTGAAAGCTGTGCGCTGTGGGACTTGCACCATACCACCAGAGTCAAAAAAGTCAG
This genomic stretch from Paraburkholderia caffeinilytica harbors:
- a CDS encoding DUF3348 domain-containing protein produces the protein MVQVPQRTAFSGPALIRLLARLTDVDVPESSLSLSDRLSQWLGWTDAIALSSALSNAPPAVAAGARAFSDAEESECARVRTSLADAIVEDSVLAVARHRGSTARTLPQGAPMNAPVDYAVFRQRYLSMQQSMETGIGNLRARLRAALAARAPAMARLAVVDAVMERALSERERSLLAAVPGLLAGHFERLRQAEQQAQAEAETEASVDAATASPTSPGAWLDTFRKDMQSVLLAELDVRLQPVEGLLAALRTC